The following are from one region of the Catenulispora sp. EB89 genome:
- a CDS encoding S8 family serine peptidase has protein sequence MHRASSGLGDRRAFRAGARLAAVGTAVAVSLAVAVAAQAAPGASSAPAAHGSVPHQVPTPQHHHFSAAVSRVGSAGTIPDRVERVEQALQSSGSGLQQAYDTAPLYANHIDGTGLTIATLVAFGDKSAQSYLDQYDADNGLPAATVQTIEPSGAVPACTDPGVNTSDCQSWGGETDLDISMIHTLAPGAKILIIATPVSETEGVTGFPELLSAMDYTVSNHLADVISMSMGTPEDDFASSAQLHDLDSHFKNATDHGVTVLASSGDDGADGMQLDGSTLWGKPVVSFPADESYVTAVGGTELSLDGNGNRTQPDVLWPQSGGGVSHEFGIPAWQQSTASATGAAGRSLPDITMEGTSGTSESSPLMAAIVGLADQSAGRDLGLINPALYALGPNGTGSGVVDVTSGCNTTAAVTGFCAGTGFDIASGWGTIDAAAFVPALVAASTPSSSLRVDVGAGRAGHIRVLAKQ, from the coding sequence ATGCATCGGGCATCATCAGGACTCGGCGACCGCCGGGCCTTCCGCGCCGGAGCCAGGCTGGCCGCCGTCGGGACCGCGGTCGCGGTGTCCCTCGCGGTCGCCGTCGCGGCGCAGGCCGCGCCGGGCGCGTCATCCGCGCCGGCCGCGCATGGCAGCGTCCCGCACCAGGTCCCGACCCCGCAGCACCACCACTTCAGCGCCGCGGTGAGCCGGGTCGGCTCCGCCGGGACCATCCCGGACCGGGTCGAGCGCGTCGAGCAGGCGCTTCAGTCCTCGGGCTCCGGGCTGCAGCAGGCCTATGACACGGCGCCGCTGTACGCGAACCACATCGACGGCACGGGCCTGACGATCGCCACGCTGGTGGCGTTCGGCGACAAGAGCGCCCAGAGCTACCTCGACCAGTACGACGCGGACAACGGCCTGCCGGCGGCGACCGTGCAGACCATCGAGCCGTCCGGCGCGGTGCCGGCGTGCACCGACCCGGGCGTGAACACCAGCGACTGCCAGAGCTGGGGCGGCGAGACGGACCTGGACATCTCGATGATCCACACGCTCGCCCCGGGCGCGAAGATCCTGATCATCGCCACCCCGGTCAGCGAGACCGAGGGCGTCACCGGCTTCCCGGAGCTGCTGAGCGCGATGGACTACACCGTCAGCAACCACCTTGCCGACGTGATCTCGATGAGCATGGGCACGCCGGAGGACGACTTCGCCAGCTCCGCGCAGCTGCACGACCTGGACAGCCACTTCAAGAACGCGACCGACCACGGCGTGACGGTGCTGGCCTCCAGCGGCGACGACGGCGCCGACGGCATGCAGCTCGACGGCAGCACGCTGTGGGGCAAGCCGGTGGTGTCGTTCCCGGCGGACGAGTCCTACGTCACGGCGGTCGGCGGTACCGAGCTGTCCCTGGACGGCAACGGCAACCGCACCCAGCCCGACGTGCTCTGGCCGCAGTCCGGCGGCGGTGTGTCGCACGAGTTCGGCATCCCGGCCTGGCAGCAGAGCACGGCCTCGGCGACCGGCGCCGCGGGGCGCTCGCTGCCGGACATCACGATGGAGGGGACCTCCGGCACGTCGGAGTCCTCGCCGCTGATGGCCGCGATCGTCGGCCTGGCGGACCAGTCCGCCGGGCGCGACCTGGGGCTGATCAACCCCGCGCTGTACGCGCTCGGGCCGAACGGGACCGGGTCCGGGGTCGTGGACGTGACCAGCGGCTGCAACACCACCGCGGCGGTGACCGGCTTCTGCGCCGGCACCGGCTTCGACATCGCCTCCGGCTGGGGCACGATCGACGCGGCCGCGTTCGTGCCGGCGCTGGTCGCCGCCTCGACGCCGAGCAGCAGCCTGCGGGTGGACGTCGGCGCGGGCCGGGCCGGGCACATCCGGGTGCTGGCGAAGCAGTGA
- a CDS encoding ROK family protein: MIQAGAQTTRDLRRRSRAALLSAVYLGQAVSRPELARLAGMSSAAVSNVVSDLIGDGLVAEAGSVDSNGGRPRTVLAARPGFRYVVGVDIGETHIHVVLFDWTLSTQATSTHEIRVGRLDPDVVVRLVVAGVHSLLDSTGVAQEQLLGIGIGVPGAVQEGERGVVHAPTLGWSGVPLGDALRAELTAPILIDNCARTLGQAEAWRGAGREARRAVVALWGVGVGAAIAVGSTLAESGSSSTSEWGHAVIEARGRACRCGSHGCLEAYVGATAILDAYLAHPKGRPLTQEGTEARMAELATRFEAGDDEAATATFDEVAEYLGIGVGNLINLINPDQVILAGWVGEQLGPLLMPAIRAAAQRHALPYLFDQTRIGVGELGPGAVALGAATLPVARLLAAGGHVAA; encoded by the coding sequence GTGATCCAGGCCGGTGCGCAGACGACGCGCGATCTTCGCCGCCGCAGCCGCGCCGCCCTGCTGTCGGCTGTCTACCTCGGGCAGGCGGTGAGCCGGCCGGAGCTGGCGCGGCTGGCCGGGATGAGCTCGGCGGCGGTCAGCAACGTCGTGTCCGACCTCATCGGGGACGGGCTCGTCGCCGAGGCGGGGTCGGTGGACTCCAACGGCGGGCGGCCGCGGACCGTGCTCGCGGCGCGTCCCGGGTTCCGGTACGTCGTCGGCGTCGACATCGGCGAGACGCACATCCACGTGGTGCTGTTCGACTGGACGCTGTCCACGCAGGCCACCTCCACGCACGAGATCCGGGTCGGACGCCTCGACCCGGACGTGGTGGTCCGCCTGGTCGTTGCCGGAGTCCACTCGCTCCTCGACAGCACCGGGGTAGCGCAGGAGCAGCTGCTCGGCATCGGCATCGGCGTGCCCGGCGCGGTCCAGGAGGGCGAGCGCGGCGTGGTCCACGCACCGACCCTCGGCTGGTCCGGCGTACCGCTCGGCGACGCCCTGCGAGCCGAGCTCACCGCGCCGATCCTCATCGACAACTGCGCCCGCACCCTCGGCCAGGCCGAAGCCTGGCGCGGCGCCGGCCGCGAGGCCCGCCGCGCGGTCGTCGCGCTGTGGGGCGTCGGCGTCGGCGCCGCGATCGCGGTCGGCTCGACCCTCGCCGAGAGCGGATCGAGCTCCACCAGCGAGTGGGGCCACGCGGTGATCGAGGCCCGCGGCCGGGCGTGCCGCTGCGGCTCCCACGGCTGCCTGGAGGCCTACGTCGGCGCCACCGCCATCCTGGACGCCTACCTGGCGCACCCGAAGGGCCGCCCCCTGACCCAGGAGGGCACCGAGGCACGCATGGCCGAGCTGGCCACCCGCTTCGAAGCCGGCGACGACGAGGCCGCGACCGCGACCTTCGACGAGGTCGCGGAGTACCTGGGCATCGGAGTCGGCAACCTCATCAACCTCATCAACCCGGACCAGGTGATCCTTGCCGGCTGGGTCGGCGAGCAGCTCGGACCGCTCCTGATGCCCGCGATCCGCGCCGCCGCACAACGCCACGCGCTGCCGTACCTGTTCGACCAGACGCGCATCGGGGTCGGCGAACTCGGCCCCGGCGCGGTCGCGCTCGGAGCGGCAACGCTTCCGGTGGCGCGGCTGCTGGCGGCGGGCGGGCACGTAGCAGCCTGA
- a CDS encoding ThuA domain-containing protein — protein MPVSSPVPRSALVVRGGWEGHAPVATTELFIPALRAAGFVVEVADGLDVYCDAELLAGTDLVVQCWSEGERREDLSEKQSAGLVAAVAAGTGFAGWHGGVLAAFRNPDYLRMVGGLFLFHPPEFLSYRVEIEDAHAGHPIVAGLGDFDVHSEQYWVITDARNTVLATTSVDARDGGQGGDAVPMPVVWTRRWGAGKVFVSAVGHRVEDLREPTVRTLTERGLLWAAR, from the coding sequence ATGCCAGTCAGTTCCCCCGTTCCTCGGTCCGCGCTGGTTGTTCGTGGTGGGTGGGAGGGGCATGCTCCGGTCGCCACCACCGAGTTGTTCATTCCGGCGTTGCGGGCCGCCGGGTTCGTCGTCGAGGTCGCCGACGGTCTTGATGTGTACTGCGACGCCGAGCTGCTCGCGGGTACTGATCTGGTGGTCCAGTGCTGGTCGGAGGGGGAGCGGCGCGAGGATTTGAGCGAGAAGCAGAGTGCCGGGTTGGTGGCTGCCGTCGCGGCGGGGACGGGGTTCGCCGGGTGGCACGGCGGGGTGCTGGCCGCTTTTCGCAATCCGGACTATCTGCGCATGGTCGGCGGGCTGTTCCTGTTTCATCCGCCGGAGTTCCTGAGCTATCGCGTGGAGATCGAGGACGCGCACGCCGGGCATCCGATCGTTGCCGGGCTCGGTGATTTCGACGTTCACAGCGAGCAGTACTGGGTGATCACCGACGCCCGCAACACGGTCCTGGCGACCACCAGTGTTGACGCCCGAGACGGAGGTCAGGGCGGCGACGCGGTGCCGATGCCGGTGGTGTGGACGCGGCGGTGGGGCGCCGGGAAGGTGTTCGTCTCGGCGGTCGGGCACCGGGTCGAGGACCTGCGCGAACCCACTGTCAGAACCCTGACGGAGCGCGGTCTGCTCTGGGCCGCGCGGTAG
- a CDS encoding aldehyde dehydrogenase family protein, with protein MSSVSTAATTATTEAVEYTAEVFIDGRFEAPAAPWRPVLDKAAGRAFARYGDASAVQVERAVAAARRAQPAWADTDANTRCEVLRDFAAQLQQRHDELITLIVRETGGTAEKAEEELGQSVNQLLNSATQLTENAGSILPPYKPGKMSLSRAVPLGVIGLIVPWNYPMSLAMRALAPGLAYGNAVVLKPAELTPIAGGQVLAEAARAAGVPDGVFAVLPGDGPTTGAALSQHPGLDLIHFTGSYEVGAAIRGHGARTGTPVITELGGDNAFVVLDDADVDQAASCAVWTALWYQGQTCISAGRHIVQRSIADAFTEAIVERVRKLRVGDPLRDEVDLGPVITAGQLARFHEGLVLPSVRAGARVAVGGEYDGLFYRPTVLTEVTPDMPIFQEETFGPVLPVTVVDTEDQALELANRHRTLMNSVFTGDPLRGYAFAERMHSNEVHVNDGYARHGGEGQLAGFTRRQWIGLQTSPVSYPAWAVGA; from the coding sequence ATGAGTTCTGTCAGCACCGCAGCGACCACCGCGACGACCGAGGCGGTCGAGTACACCGCCGAAGTCTTCATCGACGGCCGCTTCGAAGCCCCCGCCGCCCCCTGGCGTCCGGTCCTCGACAAGGCCGCCGGCCGCGCCTTCGCCCGGTACGGCGACGCCTCCGCCGTCCAGGTCGAGCGGGCGGTCGCCGCCGCCCGGCGCGCGCAGCCGGCCTGGGCCGACACCGACGCGAACACCCGCTGCGAGGTCCTGCGCGATTTCGCCGCGCAGCTCCAGCAGCGCCACGACGAGCTCATCACGCTGATCGTCCGCGAGACCGGCGGCACCGCGGAGAAGGCCGAGGAGGAGCTCGGCCAGTCGGTCAACCAGCTGCTGAACTCCGCGACCCAGCTCACCGAGAACGCCGGCTCGATCCTGCCGCCCTACAAGCCCGGCAAGATGTCGCTGTCCCGGGCCGTGCCGCTCGGCGTCATCGGCCTGATCGTGCCGTGGAACTACCCGATGAGCCTGGCGATGCGCGCCCTGGCCCCGGGCCTGGCCTACGGCAACGCCGTCGTGCTGAAGCCCGCCGAGCTGACGCCGATCGCCGGCGGCCAGGTGCTCGCCGAGGCGGCGCGCGCGGCCGGGGTCCCGGACGGCGTCTTCGCCGTGCTGCCCGGCGACGGACCCACCACCGGCGCCGCGCTGTCGCAGCACCCCGGCCTGGACCTGATCCACTTCACCGGATCCTACGAGGTCGGCGCTGCGATCCGCGGTCACGGCGCCCGTACCGGCACGCCGGTGATCACCGAGCTCGGCGGCGACAACGCCTTCGTCGTGCTCGACGACGCCGACGTCGACCAGGCGGCGAGTTGCGCGGTCTGGACCGCCCTGTGGTACCAGGGCCAGACCTGCATCAGCGCCGGCCGGCACATCGTGCAGCGCTCGATCGCCGACGCCTTCACCGAGGCGATCGTGGAGCGTGTGCGCAAGCTGCGGGTCGGCGACCCGCTGCGCGACGAGGTGGACCTCGGCCCGGTGATCACCGCCGGCCAGCTCGCCCGCTTCCACGAGGGCCTGGTCCTGCCCTCGGTCCGGGCCGGCGCGCGGGTCGCGGTCGGCGGCGAGTACGACGGCCTGTTCTACCGGCCCACCGTCCTCACCGAGGTCACCCCGGACATGCCGATCTTCCAGGAGGAGACGTTCGGGCCGGTCCTGCCGGTCACGGTCGTGGACACCGAGGACCAGGCGCTGGAGCTCGCCAACCGCCACCGGACGCTGATGAACTCCGTGTTCACCGGCGACCCGCTGCGCGGCTACGCGTTCGCCGAGCGCATGCACAGCAACGAAGTGCACGTCAACGACGGCTACGCCCGCCACGGCGGAGAAGGCCAGCTGGCCGGGTTCACCCGGCGGCAGTGGATCGGCCTGCAGACCTCGCCGGTGTCCTATCCGGCCTGGGCTGTCGGTGCATGA